One Archangium lipolyticum DNA window includes the following coding sequences:
- a CDS encoding heavy metal translocating P-type ATPase codes for MAVAGARRVEVLSDIPGRTRYRVARVKGRSRLARALEQDAARLPGVEQAQVNPLTGGVLLLWRGGTPPTEALARAVEELLSRPEPSPEEPRPRGTPHVQELSGKHTDTEGVPGHHHHHDNPYELTKEESDAVERGHVLRLMIGGAVLTLVLVKKLLVGRRSAPISGPLKTVAGLVTLITGYPFFKGGVRSLGQPSHIDTDTLVTVATIASLVLRENVPALVVIWLLNLGEYLRFLTLRRSRQAIEELLSLGEDEVFVVVDGTEVKRPLSEVQVGQTVAFYEGQKVAVDGTVVSGNGTVNQAPITGESLPVMKASGDEVYAGTLLVAGHLQVRATRLGNQTAMGRLIQRVEEAREHQAPIELVGERFSSRFVPWSFAMSGLVLLLTGDYRRALTMLVVACPCAAGLATPTAVTATIGNAARRGILIKGGAYLEEAGSLDTIVFDKTGTLTVGTPRVTRVVSLDAEYPPLDVVTVAASGELHSQHPLALAVLQYTSEREMKVPEHTRCEVVVGRGMRADLAGNRILVGSRRLLREHDVPVTEALDREVEEFQRSGDTAICVAVNDKAVGVVGVADTVRPEAAEAIEALRASGIRRILMLTGDAATSAAVVARHLGIDEVKANLLPDDKYALIRQLRDEGARVAMVGDGINDAPALALANVGIALDTAGSDVAVEAADIALASNDLRGVVDVLTLGRRTLSVIQQNYAVSVVVNSGGVAIGALGLLNPVMAAIMHNLSTQIVVLNSLRLLRYQPALPEAQRSTDEAGEQQ; via the coding sequence ATGGCGGTGGCCGGAGCGCGACGCGTGGAGGTGCTGTCCGACATTCCGGGACGCACGCGCTACCGGGTGGCGCGGGTGAAGGGGCGGAGCCGGCTCGCGCGGGCGCTCGAGCAGGACGCGGCGCGCCTGCCCGGGGTGGAGCAGGCGCAGGTCAACCCGCTCACCGGCGGTGTCCTGTTGCTCTGGCGGGGCGGGACTCCACCCACCGAGGCGCTGGCCCGGGCGGTGGAGGAGCTCCTGTCTCGCCCGGAGCCATCTCCGGAAGAGCCGCGGCCGAGGGGCACGCCCCACGTGCAGGAATTGTCGGGCAAGCACACCGACACCGAAGGCGTACCGGGCCACCACCACCACCATGACAACCCCTACGAGCTCACCAAGGAGGAGAGTGACGCGGTGGAGCGGGGGCACGTCCTCCGTTTGATGATCGGCGGAGCGGTGCTGACGCTGGTGCTGGTCAAGAAGCTGCTGGTGGGCCGGCGGAGCGCGCCCATCTCGGGGCCCCTGAAGACGGTGGCGGGCCTGGTGACGCTCATCACCGGCTACCCGTTCTTCAAGGGAGGTGTGCGCAGCCTGGGGCAGCCGAGCCACATCGACACGGACACGCTGGTGACGGTGGCCACCATCGCCAGCCTCGTGCTGCGCGAGAACGTGCCGGCGCTGGTGGTCATCTGGCTGCTCAACCTGGGCGAGTACCTCCGCTTCCTCACGCTGCGGCGTTCGCGCCAGGCCATCGAGGAGCTGCTGTCGCTGGGCGAGGACGAGGTCTTCGTGGTGGTGGACGGCACGGAGGTGAAGCGTCCGCTGAGCGAGGTGCAGGTGGGGCAGACGGTGGCCTTCTACGAGGGCCAGAAGGTGGCCGTGGATGGCACCGTGGTGAGCGGCAACGGCACCGTCAACCAGGCGCCCATCACTGGCGAGAGCCTCCCGGTGATGAAGGCCTCGGGAGACGAGGTGTACGCCGGCACGTTGCTGGTGGCGGGCCATCTCCAGGTGAGGGCGACGCGCCTGGGGAACCAGACGGCGATGGGGAGGCTCATCCAGCGGGTGGAGGAGGCGCGCGAGCACCAGGCTCCCATCGAGCTGGTGGGAGAGCGCTTCAGCAGCCGTTTCGTGCCGTGGTCCTTCGCCATGTCGGGACTGGTGCTGCTGCTCACCGGGGACTACCGCCGGGCGCTCACCATGCTGGTGGTGGCCTGCCCGTGCGCGGCCGGCCTCGCCACGCCCACGGCCGTCACCGCCACCATCGGCAACGCGGCCCGGCGCGGCATCCTCATCAAGGGCGGTGCCTACCTCGAGGAGGCGGGCTCGCTGGACACCATCGTCTTCGACAAGACGGGAACGCTCACGGTCGGCACGCCGCGGGTGACGCGCGTCGTCTCGCTGGACGCGGAGTACCCGCCGCTGGACGTGGTCACGGTGGCGGCCAGTGGCGAGCTGCACAGCCAGCACCCGCTGGCGCTGGCGGTGCTCCAGTACACGAGTGAGCGGGAGATGAAGGTGCCGGAGCACACCCGCTGCGAGGTGGTGGTGGGCCGGGGCATGAGGGCGGACCTGGCGGGCAACCGGATCCTGGTGGGAAGCCGCCGGCTGTTGCGCGAGCACGACGTGCCCGTGACGGAGGCATTGGATCGCGAGGTGGAGGAATTCCAGCGCAGCGGCGACACGGCCATCTGCGTCGCGGTGAACGACAAGGCGGTCGGCGTGGTGGGAGTGGCCGACACGGTGCGGCCCGAGGCGGCCGAGGCCATCGAGGCCCTGCGCGCCTCGGGCATCCGCCGCATCCTGATGCTGACGGGCGACGCCGCCACGAGCGCCGCCGTGGTGGCCCGGCACCTGGGCATCGACGAGGTGAAGGCCAACCTGCTGCCGGACGACAAGTACGCCCTCATCCGCCAGCTGCGCGACGAGGGGGCCCGGGTGGCGATGGTGGGCGACGGCATCAACGATGCTCCCGCGCTCGCGCTGGCCAACGTGGGCATCGCGCTGGATACCGCGGGCAGTGACGTGGCCGTGGAGGCCGCGGACATCGCCCTGGCCTCCAATGACTTGCGCGGCGTGGTGGACGTGCTGACGCTCGGGCGCCGCACGTTGAGCGTCATCCAGCAGAACTATGCCGTGTCGGTGGTGGTCAACTCGGGAGGCGTGGCCATTGGCGCGCTGGGCCTGCTCAACCCGGTGATGGCCGCCATCATGCACAACCTGAGCACGCAGATCGTGGTGCTCAACTCACTGCGCCTGCTGCGCTACCAGCCAGCACTGCCGGAAGCACAGCGGTCCACGGACGAGGCCGGCGAGCAGCAGTGA
- the zigA gene encoding zinc metallochaperone GTPase ZigA — MSDGRLPVTVLSGFLGAGKTTLLNHVLNNREGRRVAVIVNDMSEVNIDARLVKGGASLSRVDEKLVEMSNGCICCTLREDLLVEVGRLAREGRFDHLLIESTGIAEPMPVAETFTFTDEQGRSLAEVARLDTLVTVVDAFNFLKDWEDTEELRERGIAAGEEDERTVVDLLVEQVEFADVLVLNKTDLVLPEQLGELESILRQLNPGARLVRVQHGRVPLSEVLETGLFDLEKAQRAPGWLRTLRGETVPETEEYGIESFVFRARRPFHPGRLWEFIHGSWKGVLRSKGFFWLATRMEVTGVWAQAGGACSFEPAGLWWDAVPREEWPEEPEVRAELEQEMQAPWGDRRQEIVFITRQVDQTLLREALEECLLTDEELTQGPEGWSQLEDPFPPWVMVREGEDEPSAGETA, encoded by the coding sequence ATGAGCGATGGACGCCTGCCAGTCACCGTGCTCTCGGGCTTCCTGGGCGCGGGGAAGACGACGCTTCTCAACCACGTGCTCAACAACCGGGAGGGCCGCCGGGTGGCCGTCATCGTCAATGACATGAGCGAGGTGAACATCGACGCCCGGCTGGTGAAGGGCGGGGCCTCGCTGTCGCGCGTGGACGAGAAGCTGGTGGAGATGAGCAACGGCTGCATCTGTTGCACGCTGCGCGAGGATCTGCTGGTGGAGGTGGGCCGGCTGGCGCGCGAGGGCCGCTTCGATCACCTGCTCATCGAGTCCACCGGCATCGCCGAGCCCATGCCGGTGGCGGAGACGTTCACCTTCACGGACGAACAGGGCCGGAGCCTGGCGGAGGTGGCCCGGCTGGACACCCTGGTGACGGTGGTGGACGCCTTCAACTTCTTGAAGGACTGGGAGGACACCGAGGAGCTGCGGGAGCGGGGAATCGCCGCGGGCGAGGAGGATGAGCGCACGGTGGTGGACCTGCTGGTGGAGCAGGTGGAGTTCGCGGACGTGCTGGTGCTGAACAAGACGGACCTGGTGTTGCCCGAGCAGTTGGGGGAGCTGGAGTCCATCCTCCGGCAACTCAATCCGGGCGCGAGGCTCGTGCGCGTCCAGCACGGCCGGGTTCCGCTGTCCGAGGTGCTGGAGACGGGACTCTTCGACCTGGAGAAGGCCCAGCGCGCCCCCGGCTGGCTGCGGACATTGCGCGGCGAGACCGTTCCCGAGACCGAGGAGTATGGAATCGAGAGCTTCGTCTTTCGTGCCCGTCGACCCTTCCACCCGGGGCGTCTCTGGGAGTTCATCCATGGAAGCTGGAAGGGCGTGCTGCGCTCCAAGGGGTTCTTCTGGTTGGCCACGCGCATGGAGGTGACGGGCGTGTGGGCCCAGGCGGGAGGGGCCTGCTCCTTCGAGCCGGCGGGGTTGTGGTGGGACGCCGTGCCCCGGGAGGAGTGGCCCGAGGAGCCCGAGGTCCGGGCCGAGCTCGAGCAGGAGATGCAAGCGCCCTGGGGTGACAGGCGCCAGGAGATCGTCTTCATCACCCGGCAGGTGGACCAGACGCTGCTGCGCGAGGCGCTCGAGGAGTGTCTGCTCACCGATGAGGAGCTCACCCAGGGCCCGGAGGGCTGGAGCCAGCTCGAGGATCCCTTCCCGCCCTGGGTGATGGTGCGCGAGGGAGAGGATGAACCGTCTGCCGGGGAGACGGCCTGA
- a CDS encoding GTPase family protein — MAPTNEPTFQEIAETIRRLEELLDRVPDPLARDIRQKISHLRALLLEQRSPNLVLVGRRGAGKSSLINALFGARVAEVGHVKAQTGRGRWFDVQGELGTLSILDTRGIQEGSRPEEADEADTPIDSILDEVRRKAPDALLFLIKATEVDAAIDADLDVLAQIVSAVEQAHGIRPPLLAVATHCDLLEPKRTDLHHPDAQDPSDLQEKLRHVEAVERQLREKLRSRDELRGELVTVMGISSYLSWRPDGTIRSDERWRLGELAQVLFRELPEQGRLVLARVTRVRALQEELANALTRAMASLCMGLAVVPIPIADIIPITSAQVSLIVGIAWISGRQLDLKASAEFLAALGVNVGAAFALRETARALVKFVFPGAGSVVSGAVAFAGTLAIGAAARAFFLRGVSAEEARNLFQSTRASAEVNPDRALTSG; from the coding sequence ATGGCCCCAACGAACGAACCGACGTTCCAGGAAATCGCCGAGACGATCCGCCGGCTGGAGGAGCTGCTGGACCGCGTCCCGGATCCGCTCGCCCGGGACATCCGCCAGAAGATCTCCCACCTGCGTGCCCTGCTCCTCGAACAGCGCTCGCCCAACCTCGTCCTCGTGGGCCGCCGCGGCGCCGGCAAATCCTCCCTCATCAACGCCCTCTTCGGCGCCCGCGTCGCCGAGGTCGGTCACGTCAAGGCCCAGACGGGCCGCGGCCGCTGGTTCGACGTCCAGGGCGAGCTCGGCACCCTCTCCATCCTCGACACCCGCGGCATCCAGGAGGGCTCCCGCCCCGAGGAGGCCGATGAGGCCGATACCCCCATCGACTCCATCCTCGACGAGGTCCGCCGCAAGGCCCCCGACGCCCTCCTCTTCCTCATCAAGGCCACCGAGGTCGATGCCGCCATCGACGCCGACCTGGACGTCCTCGCCCAGATCGTCTCCGCCGTCGAGCAGGCCCACGGCATTCGCCCTCCCCTCCTCGCCGTCGCCACCCACTGCGACCTGCTCGAGCCCAAGCGCACCGACCTCCACCACCCCGACGCCCAGGACCCCTCCGACCTCCAGGAGAAGCTCCGTCACGTCGAGGCCGTCGAGCGTCAACTGCGCGAGAAGCTCCGCTCCCGCGATGAGCTGCGCGGCGAGCTCGTCACCGTCATGGGCATCTCCTCCTATCTGTCCTGGCGCCCCGATGGCACCATCCGCTCCGACGAGCGATGGAGGCTGGGCGAGCTCGCCCAGGTCCTCTTTCGCGAGCTTCCTGAACAGGGCCGCCTCGTCCTCGCCCGCGTGACTCGCGTCCGCGCCCTCCAGGAGGAGCTCGCCAACGCCCTCACCCGCGCCATGGCCTCCCTCTGCATGGGCCTCGCCGTCGTCCCCATCCCCATCGCCGACATCATCCCCATCACCTCCGCCCAGGTCAGTCTCATCGTCGGCATCGCCTGGATCTCCGGCCGCCAGTTGGACCTCAAGGCCTCCGCCGAGTTCCTCGCCGCCCTCGGCGTCAACGTCGGCGCCGCCTTCGCTCTCCGTGAGACCGCCCGCGCCCTCGTCAAGTTCGTCTTCCCTGGGGCGGGCAGTGTCGTCTCCGGGGCTGTTGCCTTCGCTGGGACGCTCGCCATCGGGGCTGCTGCTCGCGCCTTCTTTCTCCGCGGGGTCTCCGCCGAGGAGGCCCGGAACCTGTTTCAGTCCACTCGCGCTTCCGCCGAGGTGAACCCGGACCGCGCACTGACCAGCGGGTGA
- a CDS encoding TetR/AcrR family transcriptional regulator — MSESSPVAAPRARRTQQERRDSTRLKLLEATVECLVELGYAQATTIAIAQRAGISQGALFKHFPTKAELLAASVAHLFPRLIAEYRDGLDAVPHPDRVSLAIERLWSIYQRPELIAALELYVAARTDTELASALGSVDPPHRRHLHQVARELFPSAASSHPDFDATIELILNAVQGAAVGGVALPANPAHRQMLALLTQLALRALSPPPQP; from the coding sequence ATGTCTGAGTCTTCCCCGGTGGCCGCTCCTCGCGCCCGACGCACCCAGCAGGAACGGCGGGATTCCACCCGCCTCAAACTGCTCGAGGCCACCGTCGAGTGTCTCGTCGAGCTCGGCTACGCCCAGGCCACCACCATCGCGATCGCCCAGCGCGCCGGCATCTCCCAGGGCGCCCTGTTCAAGCACTTCCCCACCAAGGCCGAGCTGCTCGCCGCCTCCGTCGCCCACCTCTTCCCCAGGCTCATCGCCGAGTACCGCGACGGTCTCGACGCCGTCCCCCACCCGGACCGCGTCTCCCTGGCCATCGAGCGCCTGTGGTCCATCTACCAGCGCCCCGAGCTGATCGCCGCCCTCGAGCTGTACGTCGCCGCGCGCACCGACACCGAGCTCGCCTCCGCCCTCGGCTCCGTCGACCCGCCCCACCGCCGCCACCTCCACCAGGTCGCTCGCGAGCTCTTCCCCTCCGCCGCCTCCTCCCACCCCGACTTCGACGCCACCATCGAGCTCATCCTCAACGCCGTCCAGGGCGCCGCCGTCGGTGGGGTCGCCCTCCCCGCCAATCCCGCTCACCGCCAGATGCTCGCCCTCCTCACCCAGCTCGCACTCCGCGCCCTCTCCCCTCCACCCCAGCCCTAG
- a CDS encoding sterol desaturase family protein produces the protein MADLPSFDPTQLATPAFILLMVIESVWLARHREEGLVGYAVKDTAASLTMGTVYSLIYMLWKGVEYAFYLALYELTPLKLGTGVLTWVALFFAEDLCYYWFHRVHHESRFFWASHVVHHSSQHYNLSTALRQTWTPMTGLLFWAPLALLGFHPALILTQHAISLLYQFWIHTESIGRMGPLEWVLNTPSHHRVHHGANPRYLDRNYAGILIIWDRLFGTFQPEDERPVYGLTKNIQTYNPVRIAFHEYAAIVRDVLRPNPLRVRLGLVFRNPAWKPPEPSVAAAGDGAVLRTEEGGRQLPSHPGA, from the coding sequence ATGGCTGACCTTCCTTCCTTCGATCCCACCCAGCTCGCCACTCCGGCGTTCATCCTCTTGATGGTCATCGAGAGCGTCTGGCTCGCACGCCACCGCGAGGAAGGTCTCGTGGGCTACGCCGTCAAGGACACCGCGGCCAGCCTCACCATGGGCACCGTCTACTCGCTCATCTACATGCTCTGGAAGGGCGTCGAGTACGCCTTCTACCTCGCCCTCTACGAGCTCACGCCCCTCAAGCTCGGCACCGGCGTGCTCACCTGGGTCGCGCTCTTCTTCGCCGAGGACCTCTGCTATTACTGGTTCCACCGCGTCCATCACGAGTCCCGCTTCTTCTGGGCCTCGCACGTGGTGCACCACTCCAGTCAGCACTACAACCTCTCCACCGCCCTGCGGCAGACGTGGACGCCCATGACGGGTCTGCTCTTCTGGGCGCCGCTCGCGCTGCTCGGCTTCCACCCCGCCCTCATCCTCACCCAGCACGCCATCAGCCTGCTCTACCAGTTCTGGATCCACACCGAGTCCATCGGCCGCATGGGTCCGCTCGAGTGGGTGCTCAACACGCCCTCGCACCACCGCGTCCACCACGGCGCCAACCCGCGCTACCTGGATCGCAACTACGCCGGCATCCTCATCATCTGGGACCGGCTCTTCGGCACCTTCCAGCCCGAGGACGAGCGCCCCGTCTACGGCCTCACCAAGAACATCCAGACGTACAACCCCGTGCGCATCGCCTTCCACGAGTACGCCGCCATCGTCCGTGACGTGCTCCGCCCCAACCCGCTCCGCGTCCGGCTCGGCCTCGTCTTCCGCAACCCCGCCTGGAAGCCGCCGGAGCCCTCAGTCGCGGCAGCAGGCGATGGCGCCGTCCTGCGAACGGAAGAAGGCGGTCGTCAGCTCCCGTCCCACCCAGGCGCATAG
- a CDS encoding Gfo/Idh/MocA family protein: MRNTIRWGILGTGRIAGLFAQGLREIPDARLVAVGSRSRQSADAFAREHGAARAHGSYEELVRDAEVDVVYVATTNNAHRDNCLLALEHGKAVLCEKPFTLDAAEATAVVEAARARGLFCMEGMWMHCVPVMRELESLVRQGAIGDVRMLTAQLGFPVEFDARHRLFDPALGGGALLDLGVYPLALALRLMGKPTRITSQAVLGKTGVDEQCTVLLEFPEGRQAAITTSIRNRTTNDAALMGTEGMIHLHEPIYRPETLSLVRAPRQGGARTASRVRGYAERLGLDRIARHPRVRDVRELLQLVRAERVTSRVLGNGYAHEALEVMRCLREGLKESPLMPLDESVELMRTVDAIRREWTRQGRE, encoded by the coding sequence ATGCGGAACACCATTCGCTGGGGCATCCTCGGAACGGGCAGGATCGCGGGACTCTTCGCGCAGGGGCTGCGGGAGATTCCCGACGCCCGGCTGGTCGCGGTGGGCTCGCGCTCGCGTCAGAGCGCCGATGCGTTCGCCCGCGAGCACGGGGCCGCGCGTGCCCATGGCTCCTACGAGGAGCTGGTACGTGACGCCGAGGTGGACGTCGTCTACGTGGCCACGACCAACAACGCGCACCGGGACAACTGCCTGCTGGCGCTCGAGCACGGCAAGGCGGTGCTGTGCGAGAAGCCCTTCACCCTGGACGCCGCCGAGGCCACCGCCGTCGTCGAGGCGGCCCGGGCGCGCGGGCTGTTCTGCATGGAGGGCATGTGGATGCACTGCGTGCCCGTGATGCGCGAGCTGGAGTCGCTGGTTCGTCAGGGGGCCATCGGCGACGTGCGCATGCTCACCGCGCAGCTCGGCTTCCCCGTGGAGTTCGACGCGCGGCACCGCCTCTTCGATCCGGCGCTCGGCGGCGGCGCGCTGCTGGACCTGGGCGTCTACCCGCTGGCCCTCGCGCTGCGGTTGATGGGCAAGCCCACGCGCATCACCAGCCAGGCGGTGCTCGGGAAGACGGGGGTGGACGAACAGTGCACCGTGCTCCTCGAGTTCCCCGAGGGCCGGCAGGCGGCGATCACCACCAGCATCCGCAACCGCACGACCAACGACGCGGCCCTCATGGGCACGGAGGGGATGATCCACCTCCACGAGCCCATCTACCGCCCGGAGACGCTGTCGCTGGTGCGCGCGCCCCGGCAGGGCGGTGCTCGCACGGCTTCACGGGTGCGAGGATACGCGGAGCGGCTCGGGCTGGATCGGATCGCTCGGCACCCGCGGGTGCGCGACGTGCGCGAGCTCCTCCAGCTCGTGAGGGCGGAGCGGGTGACAAGCCGGGTGCTCGGCAACGGCTACGCGCACGAGGCCCTCGAGGTCATGCGCTGCCTGCGAGAGGGGCTGAAGGAGAGCCCGCTGATGCCGCTCGACGAGTCCGTGGAACTGATGAGGACGGTGGATGCCATCCGCCGTGAATGGACGCGCCAGGGCCGGGAGTAG
- a CDS encoding Gfo/Idh/MocA family protein encodes MRIAIVGTGYVADYYLKTLPNHPRLQLVGVMDRDGPRAERFARFHHVPRVYRTYEELLADERVECVVNLTNPGSHYALTKAALEAGKHVYSEKPLAMEMPLAEELVALAESRRLQLASAPCNLLSETAQTLWKALREERIGKVRLVYAELDDGPIHLMKPERWRSDSGNPWPLKDEYEVGCTLAHAGYYITWMVAFFGPAVRVTSFSTVLTPDKGQEVERQTPDFSVACIEFASGTVARLTHSIYAPYDHGLRIIGDRGILSTQECWTYGSPVYLRRRDALGLKAEKNPLKAKLLGLGPEKLPLVPGPGQPRAARKANVMDVSRGIAEMAEAVDQRRPCRLSPRFALHVNEVTLAIQHPVEPGTPRKMTTTCGPIAPMPWAL; translated from the coding sequence ATGCGTATCGCCATCGTCGGCACGGGCTACGTCGCCGACTACTACCTGAAGACGCTGCCCAACCACCCCCGCCTGCAGTTGGTGGGCGTCATGGACCGGGACGGGCCCCGTGCCGAACGCTTCGCGCGTTTCCACCACGTGCCCCGGGTGTACCGCACCTACGAGGAGCTCCTCGCGGATGAGCGCGTGGAGTGCGTGGTGAACCTGACCAACCCGGGCAGCCACTACGCGTTGACGAAGGCGGCCCTGGAGGCGGGCAAGCACGTCTACTCGGAGAAGCCGCTGGCCATGGAGATGCCCCTGGCCGAGGAGCTGGTGGCGCTCGCCGAGTCGCGGAGGCTCCAGCTCGCGAGCGCGCCGTGCAATCTGCTCAGCGAGACGGCGCAGACGCTGTGGAAGGCGCTGCGCGAGGAGCGCATTGGCAAGGTGCGCCTGGTGTACGCGGAGCTGGACGACGGGCCCATCCACCTGATGAAGCCCGAGCGGTGGCGCAGCGACTCGGGCAACCCGTGGCCGCTGAAGGACGAGTACGAGGTCGGCTGCACGCTGGCCCACGCGGGCTACTACATCACCTGGATGGTGGCCTTCTTCGGCCCGGCCGTGCGCGTCACGTCCTTCTCCACGGTGCTCACGCCGGACAAGGGCCAGGAAGTGGAGCGGCAGACGCCGGACTTCAGCGTGGCCTGCATCGAGTTCGCGTCGGGCACGGTGGCGCGGCTCACGCACAGCATCTACGCGCCGTATGACCACGGGCTGCGGATCATCGGAGACCGGGGCATCCTGAGCACGCAGGAGTGCTGGACCTACGGCTCGCCGGTGTACCTGCGGCGGAGAGACGCGCTCGGGTTGAAGGCGGAGAAGAATCCGCTGAAGGCGAAGCTGCTGGGGCTGGGCCCCGAGAAGCTGCCGCTGGTGCCCGGTCCCGGCCAGCCCCGCGCGGCGAGGAAGGCCAACGTCATGGATGTCTCGCGAGGCATCGCCGAGATGGCCGAGGCGGTGGACCAGCGGCGTCCGTGCAGGCTGTCCCCACGGTTCGCCCTGCACGTGAACGAGGTCACCCTCGCCATCCAGCACCCGGTGGAGCCCGGCACCCCGAGGAAGATGACGACGACGTGCGGCCCCATCGCGCCGATGCCGTGGGCGCTGTAG
- a CDS encoding Ig-like domain-containing protein, with amino-acid sequence MPLRTKFLVPVVLLSCFGCINVPDVDGQQPDSGTVDPQGGFSLSISGSTQASVFQGGSHTFPLSLSRTDGFSDDVSVSLVNPPAGISAQPATIASGSSSGSLTVSVDANAAPGTTTLTVRAAAGSLSRETTVSLTVVRQGDLLVKWESPSQGQAYVKDSVQLRVAVEGGTADFVELLKGATVLARLTGSPYQYTWDTTQESEGSHQLTARATRGGASFTSPAITVTVDRTAPVAQTRTPEAGSNNVSARQAFQVTFSEALKASSVTDSSILVRAGGTNVAKTLALSTDGKTLTLTPTEPLPVPSTVTISLGMDTAPLTDLAGNTLSGSTAWLFSLPVWLPVGGALSAVTGNTPAENVAMKVGTDGNPVVAWAELGGTAKNIHAHRWNGTKWEALGGALSAVDGNATSADMPAMSITSDNQIYLVWREYQSNGTSINLHGKKWSGAWEALPEFGPLPDSETRGAPAMTLASSNTPVVVTSRYNGTLTYLEPLFWLNPTHNFWSAQFSIEQPTNRIHNVGWVQVATVAAKNAEVVAYDAYSDSLSVRGIAVQKSNGAGLLGGEVVTSPLKRKATYPSLTLDGADNPYIAWQECPDGSEQSGCVIYAARWDGSAWKMLGTSPINGISTDNTAPSLIMGNDGHPLIAWSGFSSPERSIRVSRWTGSEWQLLGAPLSAASGISTAAFKPVLTLDNNGQPLVAWHESDGTASNIYVYRYNY; translated from the coding sequence ATGCCCCTACGAACCAAATTTCTCGTTCCAGTGGTGTTGTTGTCCTGCTTCGGTTGCATCAACGTCCCCGATGTCGATGGGCAGCAGCCCGACTCGGGGACCGTTGACCCTCAGGGAGGGTTCTCGCTGAGCATCTCCGGGTCCACCCAGGCCAGCGTCTTCCAGGGCGGCAGCCATACCTTCCCACTCTCCCTCTCCCGGACGGATGGCTTCAGCGACGACGTATCGGTCAGCCTCGTCAATCCCCCGGCGGGCATCTCGGCGCAGCCCGCCACCATTGCCTCCGGTAGCTCGAGTGGCTCCCTGACGGTGAGTGTCGATGCGAACGCGGCGCCCGGGACCACGACGCTCACGGTGCGCGCGGCCGCTGGCTCGCTGTCCCGGGAAACCACGGTGTCGCTCACGGTGGTGCGGCAGGGAGACCTCCTGGTGAAGTGGGAGAGCCCGAGCCAGGGACAGGCGTACGTGAAGGACTCGGTTCAGCTGCGGGTGGCGGTGGAGGGCGGGACGGCGGATTTCGTCGAGTTGCTGAAGGGAGCGACCGTTCTGGCGCGGCTCACCGGGTCTCCGTACCAGTACACCTGGGATACGACCCAGGAGTCCGAGGGCAGCCATCAGCTCACCGCACGTGCGACCCGCGGTGGCGCGTCGTTCACGAGCCCGGCCATCACCGTCACGGTGGATCGCACGGCGCCCGTCGCGCAGACGCGTACGCCGGAGGCTGGAAGCAACAATGTCTCCGCCCGCCAGGCGTTCCAGGTGACCTTCTCCGAGGCGCTGAAGGCGTCGTCGGTGACCGACTCCTCGATTCTGGTGAGGGCGGGGGGGACGAACGTCGCCAAGACGCTCGCTCTCTCCACGGATGGGAAGACGCTGACCCTGACTCCGACGGAGCCGCTGCCCGTCCCGAGTACGGTCACCATCTCCCTGGGGATGGACACGGCGCCCCTGACGGACCTGGCGGGCAACACGCTCTCCGGGTCGACCGCCTGGCTCTTCTCGCTTCCGGTCTGGCTGCCCGTCGGCGGAGCTCTCAGTGCGGTGACGGGGAACACTCCCGCCGAGAACGTGGCCATGAAGGTCGGGACGGACGGCAATCCCGTGGTGGCCTGGGCCGAGCTCGGCGGTACCGCGAAGAACATCCACGCCCATCGTTGGAACGGGACGAAGTGGGAAGCCCTGGGGGGCGCACTGAGCGCGGTCGATGGAAACGCCACCAGCGCGGACATGCCCGCCATGAGCATCACTTCCGACAATCAGATCTACCTCGTGTGGCGGGAGTACCAGTCCAACGGAACCAGCATCAATCTCCACGGGAAGAAGTGGAGTGGTGCCTGGGAGGCTCTCCCTGAGTTCGGCCCTCTGCCCGACTCCGAGACTCGCGGGGCCCCGGCCATGACGCTCGCCAGCTCCAACACCCCGGTTGTCGTCACGAGTCGTTACAATGGTACGTTGACCTACCTGGAGCCCCTCTTCTGGTTGAATCCGACCCACAATTTCTGGTCGGCTCAGTTCTCCATCGAGCAGCCCACCAATCGCATCCACAACGTCGGGTGGGTCCAGGTCGCGACGGTGGCCGCGAAGAACGCGGAGGTCGTTGCCTATGACGCGTATTCAGACTCCCTATCCGTCCGAGGAATCGCCGTGCAGAAGAGCAATGGCGCTGGCCTCCTGGGCGGAGAGGTGGTCACCAGCCCGCTGAAGCGCAAGGCGACCTATCCTTCACTGACGCTGGACGGGGCCGACAACCCGTACATCGCCTGGCAGGAGTGCCCGGATGGCTCCGAGCAGTCGGGTTGTGTCATCTACGCCGCTCGCTGGGATGGGAGCGCATGGAAGATGCTCGGTACCTCCCCCATCAACGGCATCTCGACGGACAATACAGCGCCCTCTCTCATCATGGGCAATGACGGGCATCCCCTCATCGCCTGGAGTGGTTTCTCCTCACCCGAGCGTTCCATCAGGGTGAGCCGCTGGACGGGCAGCGAGTGGCAGCTCCTGGGGGCCCCGCTCAGCGCGGCCTCGGGGATCAGCACGGCGGCCTTCAAGCCGGTGCTGACCCTCGACAACAACGGTCAGCCGCTTGTCGCCTGGCACGAGTCCGACGGCACGGCGTCGAACATCTACGTCTACCGCTACAACTACTAG